One part of the Microbacterium aurugineum genome encodes these proteins:
- the tig gene encoding trigger factor: MANSTVEKLTPTRVKLTITVTPDDLKPSIAHAYEHIAQDVQIPGFRKGKVPAPIIDQRIGRGAVIEHAVNEGLDKFFRDATVEHKLRVVGRPAADITQWPSEKDFSGDLLVDIEVDVRPEIELPSYDGITVTVDAVEADDAALDAELDNMRARFGTLVPVDRPATKGDFVDLDLVATIDGAEIDRAEGVSYEIGSGELLEGIDDAIESLTAGEDTTFRSALVGGDHAGSEAEVSVTVKAVKERELPEADDDFAQIASEFDTIAELRESLAERVAQQGVFTQGSAARDKLVEVLLEQIEIPVPPQLIEDEVHNHLEGEGRLEDDVHRAEVTEASEKQFRTQVLLDTIAEQADVQVSQEELSQYLIQSAAQYGMAPQEFVEALQSSNQLPALVGEVARNKALAIALGKVKVVDSNGKAVDLSDFIVTDDEAAEAEAETAEAEEKPAKKAPAKKPAAKKAPAKKADEADDAEKPAAKKPAAKKAPAKKAADKAE, encoded by the coding sequence ATGGCGAACAGCACCGTCGAGAAGCTGACCCCGACCCGGGTCAAGCTCACCATCACGGTCACCCCGGACGACCTCAAGCCCAGCATCGCGCACGCCTATGAGCACATCGCTCAGGACGTGCAGATCCCCGGCTTCCGCAAGGGCAAGGTTCCGGCGCCCATCATCGATCAGCGCATCGGCCGCGGTGCCGTCATCGAGCACGCGGTGAACGAGGGCCTGGACAAGTTCTTCCGAGACGCCACGGTCGAGCACAAGCTGCGTGTCGTCGGTCGTCCCGCGGCGGACATCACCCAGTGGCCGAGCGAGAAGGACTTCTCGGGCGATCTGCTCGTCGACATCGAGGTGGACGTCCGTCCGGAGATCGAGCTCCCCTCCTACGACGGCATCACGGTGACCGTCGACGCCGTCGAGGCGGATGACGCTGCGCTCGACGCTGAGCTCGACAACATGCGTGCCCGCTTCGGCACGCTCGTCCCGGTCGACCGTCCGGCCACGAAGGGTGACTTCGTGGACCTCGACCTCGTCGCCACCATCGACGGCGCCGAGATCGACCGCGCCGAGGGCGTCTCCTACGAGATCGGCTCCGGCGAGCTGCTCGAGGGCATCGACGACGCGATCGAGTCCCTCACCGCGGGGGAGGACACCACGTTCCGCTCGGCTCTCGTCGGCGGCGACCACGCCGGCTCCGAGGCCGAGGTCTCCGTGACGGTCAAGGCCGTCAAGGAGCGCGAGCTGCCCGAGGCGGACGACGACTTCGCTCAGATCGCGAGTGAGTTCGACACGATCGCGGAACTCCGCGAGAGCCTCGCCGAGCGTGTCGCTCAGCAGGGCGTCTTCACGCAGGGCTCCGCGGCGCGCGACAAGCTCGTCGAGGTGCTTCTCGAGCAGATCGAGATCCCGGTTCCGCCGCAGCTCATCGAAGACGAGGTCCACAACCACCTCGAGGGCGAAGGCCGTCTCGAGGACGACGTGCACCGTGCCGAGGTCACCGAGGCGAGCGAGAAGCAGTTCCGCACGCAGGTGCTGCTCGACACGATCGCCGAGCAGGCCGACGTGCAGGTCTCGCAGGAGGAGCTCAGCCAGTACCTCATCCAGTCGGCCGCGCAGTACGGCATGGCGCCGCAGGAGTTCGTCGAGGCTCTGCAGTCCTCGAACCAGCTCCCCGCGCTCGTCGGTGAGGTCGCCCGCAACAAGGCCCTCGCGATCGCGCTCGGCAAGGTGAAGGTCGTCGACAGCAACGGCAAGGCCGTCGACCTGTCCGACTTCATCGTGACCGATGACGAGGCCGCTGAGGCTGAGGCTGAGACCGCCGAGGCCGAGGAGAAGCCCGCCAAGAAGGCCCCGGCCAAGAAGCCGGCCGCCAAGAAGGCTCCGGCCAAGAAGGCCGACGAGGCTGACGACGCCGAGAAGCCGGCCGCCAAGAAGCCGGCCGCCAAGAAGGCTCCGGCCAAGAAGGCTGCCGACAAGGCCGAGTGA
- the uvrC gene encoding excinuclease ABC subunit UvrC, whose protein sequence is MADVLPYKPRPGEIPTDPGVYRFRDAAGRVLYVGKAKNLRQRLSNYFAPLRTLHERTRRMVTTAASVEWTVVSTDVDSLQLEYMWIKEFDPPFNVRYKDDKSYPFMAVTLADEAPRVIVTRNRKIPGARYFGPFPKVWAVHETIDLMIKAFPIRTCSDSSYRRAMQTGRPCFPGQIGKCGGPCSMTVSIEEHRAMVDDFVAFMAGGDERFTRELTKRMLAASAAMDYEAAAKYRDKLSAIEAVLGKSALVLPADEDADLFGIAEDELSAAVQHFVIRGGRVRGVRALTIEKEIDISSGELVEQVLQQAYGEAQDVPRRILVPTLPDDAAELETWLRERRGKRVEIAVAQRGQRADLLRTATLNAQQALIRHKTRRTTDYVARTQALTDLQEALGMDEAPLRIECFDISHLGGTNVVASMVVFEDGLPRKDQYRSFNIAETTDDTDSMYQVLRRRLAYLDRPEEESEVVDPTTEEVVSEDVGAATVRRKPRFAYPPQLLLVDGGQPQVEAAARALRDAGHTEIAVCGIAKRLEEVWLPGDDFPVILPRTSEALYLLQRLRDEAHRFAITHQRKKRRNDISSVLAEVPGLGSSRIKVLLKHFGSVTALRAAAPAQIEEVQGIGPVLAQNIHTHLSTR, encoded by the coding sequence ATGGCCGACGTGCTGCCGTACAAGCCGCGCCCGGGGGAGATCCCGACCGACCCCGGTGTGTATCGCTTCCGGGATGCCGCCGGGCGCGTGCTCTACGTCGGCAAGGCGAAGAACCTGCGTCAACGGCTCTCGAACTACTTCGCGCCCCTGCGGACGCTGCACGAGCGCACTCGAAGGATGGTCACCACGGCGGCCTCCGTCGAGTGGACCGTCGTCTCCACGGATGTCGACTCCCTGCAGCTCGAGTACATGTGGATCAAGGAGTTCGATCCACCCTTCAACGTGCGCTACAAGGACGACAAGTCCTACCCCTTCATGGCGGTCACGCTCGCGGACGAGGCACCTCGTGTGATCGTCACCCGAAACAGGAAGATTCCTGGAGCACGGTATTTCGGTCCGTTCCCGAAGGTCTGGGCGGTGCACGAGACGATCGATCTGATGATCAAGGCGTTTCCGATCCGCACCTGCAGCGACTCCAGCTACCGGCGCGCCATGCAGACGGGCAGACCCTGCTTCCCCGGACAGATCGGCAAGTGCGGTGGCCCGTGCTCGATGACGGTGAGCATCGAGGAGCATCGCGCGATGGTCGACGACTTCGTCGCGTTCATGGCCGGCGGTGATGAGCGCTTCACCCGGGAACTCACGAAGCGGATGCTGGCTGCATCCGCGGCGATGGACTACGAGGCCGCGGCGAAGTACCGCGACAAGCTCTCCGCGATCGAGGCTGTGTTGGGGAAGAGCGCGCTCGTGCTGCCCGCGGACGAGGACGCGGATCTGTTCGGCATCGCGGAGGACGAGCTCTCCGCCGCGGTGCAGCACTTCGTGATCCGCGGCGGCCGAGTGCGCGGTGTGCGCGCGCTGACCATCGAGAAGGAGATCGACATCTCCAGTGGCGAGCTCGTCGAGCAGGTGCTGCAGCAGGCATACGGTGAAGCGCAAGACGTCCCTCGTCGCATCCTGGTTCCGACACTGCCCGACGACGCCGCGGAACTCGAGACGTGGTTGCGCGAGCGACGCGGCAAGAGAGTCGAGATCGCCGTCGCCCAGCGCGGCCAGCGCGCCGACCTGCTGCGCACGGCGACATTGAACGCGCAACAGGCGCTGATCCGGCACAAGACTCGACGCACGACAGACTATGTCGCCCGTACCCAGGCCCTCACCGACCTGCAGGAAGCGCTCGGCATGGACGAAGCCCCGCTGCGGATCGAGTGCTTCGACATCTCGCACCTCGGAGGGACGAATGTCGTCGCGTCGATGGTCGTCTTCGAAGACGGGCTGCCTCGCAAGGACCAGTACCGGTCGTTCAACATCGCCGAGACCACGGACGACACCGATTCGATGTACCAGGTGCTCCGTCGGCGGTTGGCCTACCTCGACCGTCCCGAAGAGGAGTCCGAGGTGGTCGACCCGACGACCGAAGAGGTCGTGTCCGAGGACGTCGGCGCAGCGACGGTGCGTCGCAAGCCCCGCTTCGCCTACCCACCCCAGCTTCTGCTGGTCGATGGCGGGCAGCCCCAGGTGGAGGCCGCAGCACGAGCACTCCGCGACGCGGGGCACACCGAGATCGCGGTCTGTGGAATCGCGAAGCGCCTCGAAGAGGTCTGGCTGCCCGGAGACGATTTCCCCGTCATCCTGCCTCGCACGAGTGAGGCCCTCTATCTGTTGCAACGACTGCGTGACGAGGCACACCGATTCGCGATCACGCATCAGCGCAAGAAACGGCGCAACGACATCAGTTCGGTGCTCGCAGAAGTGCCGGGACTCGGCAGCTCACGGATCAAGGTGCTGCTCAAGCATTTCGGCTCGGTGACCGCGCTCCGTGCGGCCGCCCCGGCGCAGATCGAAGAAGTCCAGGGAATCGGCCCCGTGCTCGCCCAGAACATCCACACGCACCTGTCCACTCGCTAG
- a CDS encoding ATP-dependent Clp protease proteolytic subunit translates to MAAEPLLATSVFDRLLKDRIIWLGSEVRDENANEICAKILLLAAEDSERDIYLYVNSPGGSITAGMAIYDTMQFVPNDIVTVGIGMAASMGQLLLTAGTKGKRYITPNARVLLHQPHGGFGGTSSDIQTQAQLIMSMKNRLAEITAAQTGKSVEQINADGDRDRWFTAEEALEYGFVDHIRESASDVIGGGGTDQDTE, encoded by the coding sequence ATGGCTGCAGAACCCCTCCTCGCAACGAGCGTCTTCGACAGGTTGCTGAAGGACCGCATCATCTGGCTCGGCTCGGAGGTGCGAGACGAGAACGCGAACGAGATCTGCGCGAAGATCCTTCTTCTCGCCGCAGAGGACTCCGAGCGAGACATCTACCTCTACGTGAACTCGCCCGGAGGCTCGATCACCGCCGGCATGGCGATCTACGACACGATGCAGTTCGTGCCGAACGACATCGTCACGGTCGGAATCGGTATGGCCGCATCGATGGGGCAGCTGCTCCTCACCGCGGGCACCAAGGGCAAGCGCTACATCACCCCGAACGCGCGTGTGCTGCTTCACCAGCCGCACGGTGGCTTCGGCGGGACGTCGAGTGACATCCAGACCCAGGCGCAGCTCATCATGTCGATGAAGAACCGTCTCGCGGAGATCACCGCGGCCCAGACCGGCAAGTCGGTCGAGCAGATCAACGCCGATGGTGACCGCGACCGCTGGTTCACCGCCGAGGAAGCGCTGGAATACGGCTTCGTCGACCACATCCGCGAATCGGCCTCCGACGTCATCGGCGGCGGCGGAACCGACCAGGACACCGAGTAA
- a CDS encoding RNA polymerase-binding protein RbpA: MATGGNAIRGTRVGSGPMGEQDHGYHADRIAVSYWDGLGNETVRYFAAGLPEEEIPETIDHPQSGLPAGRDKENPPALAKAEPYKTHLAYVKERRTDEEAVQLLDDALTQLRERRGQ, translated from the coding sequence ATGGCTACCGGTGGAAACGCGATCCGCGGCACCCGCGTGGGCTCCGGCCCGATGGGGGAGCAGGACCACGGTTATCACGCCGACCGCATCGCGGTCTCGTACTGGGACGGGCTCGGCAACGAGACCGTGCGCTACTTCGCAGCCGGTCTCCCGGAAGAGGAGATCCCGGAGACGATCGACCACCCGCAGTCTGGTCTGCCTGCCGGGCGCGACAAGGAGAATCCGCCCGCGCTCGCGAAGGCGGAGCCCTATAAGACGCACCTCGCGTACGTGAAGGAGCGTCGTACAGACGAGGAAGCGGTCCAGCTGCTCGACGACGCGCTCACGCAGCTGCGTGAGCGTCGGGGCCAGTGA
- the rapZ gene encoding RNase adapter RapZ — MADEEKGEFLIVTGMSGAGRTTVANALEDLGWYVVDNLPPQILRPLLDLTDMGGTALPKVAAVVDVRGRNLFDDFPGVARALRSRGSVRVLFLDASDDVLVRRFESVRRPHPLQGEGTLLDGIRVERTRLAPIREGADMVIDTSTLNIHQLATQVSDIFSEEGEARHRVTLLSFGFKYGLPTDVDIVADMRFLPNPFWNEELRGLTGQDERVREYVLSREGATEFLDAYSSALVPVLEGYQRENKSHSTIAIGCTGGKHRSVAMSEELARRLAAVPGVAVSVRHRDLGRE, encoded by the coding sequence ATGGCTGACGAGGAAAAGGGCGAGTTCCTCATCGTCACAGGGATGTCTGGCGCGGGTCGGACCACCGTGGCGAACGCTTTGGAAGATCTCGGCTGGTACGTGGTCGACAACCTCCCGCCGCAGATCCTGCGCCCTCTGCTCGACCTGACCGACATGGGCGGCACCGCATTGCCAAAGGTCGCTGCCGTCGTCGATGTGCGCGGCCGCAATCTCTTCGACGACTTCCCCGGCGTGGCGCGTGCCCTGCGCTCGCGCGGCTCCGTGCGGGTCCTGTTCCTCGACGCCTCCGACGATGTGCTGGTGAGACGGTTCGAGTCCGTCCGACGCCCGCACCCGCTGCAGGGCGAAGGTACCCTGCTCGATGGCATCCGTGTCGAACGAACCCGGCTGGCCCCGATCCGCGAGGGCGCCGACATGGTGATCGACACGTCCACGCTGAACATCCATCAGCTGGCGACCCAGGTCTCGGACATCTTCTCGGAAGAGGGCGAAGCCCGTCACCGCGTCACCCTGCTCAGCTTCGGTTTCAAGTACGGGCTGCCGACCGACGTCGATATCGTCGCCGACATGCGGTTCCTGCCGAATCCGTTCTGGAATGAGGAGCTGCGCGGTCTCACCGGCCAGGACGAACGGGTCAGGGAGTACGTCCTGTCCCGCGAGGGTGCGACGGAGTTCCTGGATGCCTACTCGTCGGCGCTGGTGCCGGTGCTGGAGGGATACCAGCGCGAGAACAAGAGTCACTCGACGATCGCGATCGGCTGCACCGGGGGGAAGCACCGCTCGGTCGCGATGTCGGAAGAGCTTGCGCGCAGGCTCGCCGCCGTCCCGGGCGTCGCCGTGAGCGTCCGTCACCGGGACCTCGGCCGAGAGTAG
- a CDS encoding phosphoglycerate kinase: MTLRTLDTLGSLEGKRVIVRCDLNVPLRDGIITDDGRVRASLPTLNTLINAGARVIVCSHLGRPDGAPDPQYSLEPVAQRLSELLGSPVAFARDTVGESATDAVESLEDGGVVVIENLRFNPGETSKDEATRAAFAAELAKLGDVLVSDGFGVVHRKQASVYELAELLPSAAGLLIAAELDVLDRLTENPERPYAVVLGGSKVSDKLGVISHLLPRVDKILVGGGMLFTFLKAQGHAVASSLLEEDQLDTVRGYIAEAAERGVELVLPTDVVVAASFGADAAHEVAAADAIESTPFGASGIGLDIGPETAARFAEVIRGSKTVFWNGPMGVFEFPAFAAGTKAVAQALTEVDGLSVVGGGDSAAAVRQLGFSDEQFGHISTGGGASLEFLEGKKLPGLEVLGWA, encoded by the coding sequence ATGACTCTGCGCACCCTGGACACTCTGGGGTCGCTCGAGGGCAAGCGTGTCATCGTCCGTTGTGATCTCAACGTCCCCCTGCGGGATGGGATCATCACGGACGATGGCCGTGTCCGCGCCTCGCTGCCGACCCTCAACACACTGATCAACGCGGGCGCCCGCGTCATCGTGTGCTCCCACCTCGGACGCCCGGACGGCGCGCCCGACCCGCAGTACAGCCTGGAGCCGGTGGCACAACGCCTCTCCGAACTCCTCGGCTCCCCGGTCGCGTTCGCACGCGACACGGTCGGCGAGTCGGCGACGGATGCCGTCGAGTCGCTCGAGGACGGTGGAGTCGTCGTCATCGAGAACCTGCGGTTCAACCCGGGGGAGACCTCGAAGGATGAGGCGACGCGTGCGGCCTTCGCGGCAGAGCTCGCGAAGCTCGGCGACGTGCTCGTCTCCGACGGGTTCGGGGTGGTGCACCGCAAGCAGGCGAGCGTCTACGAACTCGCCGAGCTGCTGCCTTCCGCTGCCGGTCTGCTGATCGCAGCCGAGCTCGATGTGCTGGACCGTCTGACCGAGAATCCGGAGCGTCCCTATGCGGTCGTCCTCGGAGGCTCGAAGGTCAGCGACAAGCTCGGCGTCATCTCGCATCTGCTTCCGCGGGTCGACAAGATCCTCGTCGGTGGCGGGATGCTGTTCACCTTCCTCAAGGCACAGGGCCACGCCGTGGCATCGAGCCTCCTGGAGGAGGACCAGCTCGACACCGTGCGCGGCTACATCGCCGAGGCCGCCGAGCGCGGTGTGGAGCTCGTGCTCCCCACCGACGTCGTCGTGGCCGCGTCCTTCGGCGCGGACGCCGCACACGAGGTCGCTGCGGCCGACGCGATCGAATCCACGCCGTTCGGCGCCTCGGGCATCGGCCTGGACATCGGTCCCGAGACGGCGGCGCGATTCGCCGAGGTGATCCGCGGCTCGAAGACGGTGTTCTGGAACGGCCCGATGGGCGTGTTCGAGTTCCCCGCCTTCGCAGCGGGGACCAAGGCCGTCGCGCAGGCGCTCACCGAGGTCGACGGTCTCAGTGTCGTCGGCGGGGGCGACTCCGCTGCCGCGGTGCGTCAGCTGGGCTTCTCCGATGAACAGTTCGGTCATATCTCGACCGGCGGCGGCGCGAGCCTCGAATTCCTCGAGGGCAAGAAACTACCTGGGCTGGAGGTCCTCGGATGGGCGTGA
- a CDS encoding superoxide dismutase: MATYTLPDLPYDFAALEPHISGKIMELHHDKHHAAYVAGANTALDQLAEARESGNLANVNKLEKDLAFNLGGHVNHSIFWTNLSPNGGGQPEGELKAAIDEYFGSFEKFQAHFTAAATGIQGSGWAVLSWDSIGSRLIIQQLFDQQSNTAQGTIPLFQLDMWEHAFYLDYLNVKADYVKAAWNIANWENVAQRLEVARKQTNGLLVLS; this comes from the coding sequence ATGGCGACCTACACGCTCCCCGACCTTCCCTACGACTTCGCAGCGCTCGAGCCGCACATCAGCGGCAAGATCATGGAGCTGCACCACGACAAGCACCACGCGGCCTACGTCGCCGGCGCGAACACTGCTCTCGACCAGCTCGCCGAGGCCCGTGAGAGTGGCAACCTCGCGAACGTGAACAAGCTCGAGAAGGACCTCGCGTTCAACCTCGGTGGTCACGTGAACCACTCGATCTTCTGGACGAACCTGTCGCCGAACGGCGGGGGACAGCCCGAGGGTGAGCTGAAGGCCGCCATTGACGAGTACTTCGGCTCGTTCGAGAAGTTCCAGGCGCACTTCACGGCTGCCGCCACCGGCATCCAGGGTTCCGGATGGGCCGTGCTCAGCTGGGATTCGATCGGCTCGCGTCTGATCATCCAGCAGCTGTTCGACCAGCAGTCGAACACTGCGCAGGGCACGATTCCGCTGTTCCAGCTCGACATGTGGGAGCACGCGTTCTACCTCGACTACCTCAACGTCAAGGCGGACTACGTCAAGGCGGCGTGGAACATCGCGAACTGGGAGAACGTCGCCCAGCGTCTCGAGGTCGCCCGTAAGCAGACGAACGGCCTGCTGGTACTGTCGTAA
- the whiA gene encoding DNA-binding protein WhiA, with amino-acid sequence MALTTDVKAELVSIRNAPPTVRVAEVTAILRFAGGLHSIAGRVAVEAEVDAETLARRVARDLAEIYGVRPEIAQVQSSTANDGARWAVRVIAQGETLARQTGLLDQRRRPVRGLPNRLTTGSRAEVAGLWRGAFLAAGSLSEPGRSAMLEVVCPSSEAAMALVGAAHRLGVAAKAREVRGMPRVVVREGEAIRTILNEMGAQKTAIAWEELRQRREVRAGVNRLVNFDDANLRRSAQAAVAACARVERALEILADEVPDHLKVAGELRLAHRDASLDELGHHADPPLTKDAVAGRIRRLLAMADKRAQQEGIPGTEAAVPVGLDV; translated from the coding sequence GTGGCACTAACCACCGACGTCAAGGCCGAGCTGGTCAGCATCCGCAACGCACCCCCGACGGTGCGGGTTGCGGAAGTCACCGCGATCCTCCGGTTCGCCGGTGGTCTGCATTCGATCGCCGGTCGCGTGGCCGTGGAGGCCGAGGTGGACGCGGAGACGCTCGCACGTCGCGTCGCGCGAGACCTCGCCGAGATCTACGGAGTGCGCCCCGAGATCGCGCAGGTGCAGTCGAGCACCGCGAACGACGGAGCGCGGTGGGCCGTCCGTGTGATCGCCCAGGGCGAGACCCTCGCGCGCCAGACCGGTCTCCTCGACCAGCGCCGTCGCCCCGTGCGCGGGCTTCCGAACCGCCTCACCACTGGCTCTCGTGCCGAGGTCGCCGGTCTCTGGCGCGGCGCGTTCCTGGCGGCGGGGTCCCTGAGCGAGCCCGGTCGATCCGCGATGCTCGAGGTCGTCTGCCCCTCGTCGGAAGCGGCGATGGCACTCGTCGGCGCTGCCCACCGTCTCGGTGTCGCCGCCAAGGCGCGCGAAGTGCGGGGCATGCCTCGGGTCGTGGTGCGTGAGGGTGAGGCGATTCGCACGATCCTCAACGAGATGGGGGCGCAGAAGACCGCCATCGCATGGGAAGAGCTGCGTCAGCGACGTGAGGTCCGCGCCGGTGTCAACCGCCTGGTGAACTTCGACGACGCCAACCTGCGTCGGTCCGCCCAGGCTGCCGTGGCCGCATGCGCGCGTGTCGAGCGGGCGTTGGAGATCCTGGCCGACGAGGTGCCCGATCACCTGAAGGTCGCCGGTGAGCTTCGTCTCGCACACCGCGACGCCAGCCTCGACGAGCTCGGTCACCACGCCGATCCGCCCCTGACGAAGGACGCCGTCGCCGGCCGCATCCGTCGTCTGCTCGCGATGGCGGACAAACGCGCGCAGCAGGAGGGCATCCCCGGAACGGAAGCCGCCGTCCCCGTCGGACTCGACGTCTGA
- the secG gene encoding preprotein translocase subunit SecG: MAILEFVLQVVLGITSVLLTLLILLHKGRGGGLSDMFGGGMTSAVGSSGLAERNLNRFTVVLALTWFISIVALGLITKFEVI, translated from the coding sequence GTGGCAATTCTTGAGTTCGTCCTGCAGGTCGTGCTGGGTATCACCAGCGTCCTGCTGACCCTCCTCATCCTCTTGCACAAAGGTCGCGGCGGTGGCTTGTCCGACATGTTCGGTGGCGGCATGACGTCTGCCGTCGGCTCCTCCGGCCTTGCGGAGCGGAACCTGAACCGCTTCACCGTCGTCCTGGCTCTGACGTGGTTCATCTCCATCGTCGCGCTGGGCCTCATCACGAAATTCGAGGTCATCTGA
- the tpiA gene encoding triose-phosphate isomerase yields MGVNSRTPLIAGNWKMNLDHLQAVAFVQKLHWTLKDAKHEDGSVEVAVFPPFTDIRSVQTLIDADKIPFALGAQDVSAHDSGAYTGEVSGAFLAKLDAKYVIIGHSERREYHSEGDDVVAAKVQASLKHGLVPVICVGETAEDLEKFGASAVPAGQLEAALQGVSAQADIVVAYEPVWAIGSGQAATPQQAQDVCAALRGVIAKVLGDEAAARTRILYGGSVKAANIASFMREPDVDGALVGGASLVVDEFAAIIRFEKHVGV; encoded by the coding sequence ATGGGCGTGAACTCCCGTACCCCGCTGATCGCGGGAAACTGGAAGATGAATCTCGACCACCTTCAGGCGGTCGCGTTCGTGCAGAAGCTGCACTGGACGTTGAAGGATGCGAAGCACGAAGACGGGTCCGTCGAGGTGGCGGTCTTCCCGCCCTTCACGGACATCCGCAGCGTGCAGACGCTCATCGATGCGGACAAGATCCCCTTCGCTCTCGGCGCGCAGGATGTCTCGGCGCACGACTCCGGTGCGTACACCGGCGAGGTGTCGGGCGCATTCCTGGCGAAGCTCGACGCGAAGTACGTCATCATCGGCCACTCCGAGCGTCGCGAGTACCACTCCGAAGGCGACGACGTCGTGGCGGCCAAGGTGCAGGCTTCCCTCAAGCATGGCCTCGTTCCGGTGATCTGCGTCGGTGAGACGGCAGAGGACCTCGAGAAGTTCGGTGCGAGCGCGGTTCCCGCCGGTCAGCTCGAGGCCGCACTCCAGGGTGTCTCCGCGCAGGCGGACATCGTCGTGGCGTACGAGCCGGTGTGGGCCATCGGCTCCGGTCAGGCGGCGACTCCGCAGCAGGCGCAGGATGTCTGCGCCGCACTGCGTGGGGTCATCGCAAAGGTTCTGGGCGACGAGGCCGCGGCGCGCACGCGGATCCTCTACGGCGGATCCGTGAAGGCGGCGAACATCGCCAGCTTCATGCGTGAGCCCGATGTGGACGGCGCTCTCGTCGGTGGGGCAAGCCTCGTCGTGGACGAGTTCGCGGCGATCATCCGCTTCGAGAAGCACGTCGGCGTGTGA
- the gap gene encoding type I glyceraldehyde-3-phosphate dehydrogenase, whose protein sequence is MSVKIGINGFGRIGRNYFRAALAQGADLEIVAVNDLTDNKTLAHLLKYDSVGGVLDAEISYDDDSITVNGKTIKAFAERDPAGLPWGELGVDIVIESTGFFTKAELAKKHIEAGAKKVLISAPGTGVDGTFVMGVNEDTYNPETDHIISNASCTTNCLAPLAQVFNDAFGIDRGFMMTAHAYTADQNLQDGPHSDLRRARAAAINITPASTGAAKAIGEVLPELQGKLSGSSYRVPVPTGSIVDLTLITDRENLTVDEVNEAYKKAAAEGRLAGFLQYNEDPIVSSDIVHNPHSSIFDSTLTNVSGNLIKVSSWYDNEWGYSNRLVDLTEYVAERL, encoded by the coding sequence GTGTCTGTCAAGATCGGTATCAACGGCTTCGGCCGCATCGGACGCAACTACTTCCGCGCGGCTCTCGCGCAGGGAGCAGACCTTGAGATCGTCGCCGTCAACGACCTCACCGACAACAAGACCCTGGCGCACCTGCTGAAGTACGACTCGGTCGGCGGCGTCCTCGACGCCGAGATCAGCTACGACGACGACAGCATCACCGTCAACGGCAAGACCATCAAGGCCTTCGCCGAGCGCGACCCCGCCGGTCTTCCGTGGGGTGAGCTGGGTGTCGACATCGTCATCGAGTCGACCGGTTTCTTCACCAAGGCCGAACTCGCCAAGAAGCACATCGAGGCCGGTGCGAAGAAGGTCCTCATCTCGGCTCCGGGTACCGGTGTCGACGGCACGTTCGTGATGGGCGTGAACGAGGACACGTACAACCCGGAGACGGACCACATCATCTCCAACGCGTCGTGCACCACGAACTGCCTCGCGCCGCTCGCACAGGTCTTCAACGACGCGTTCGGAATCGACCGCGGCTTCATGATGACCGCGCACGCGTACACCGCAGACCAGAACCTGCAGGACGGTCCGCACAGCGACCTCCGTCGTGCACGCGCCGCCGCGATCAACATCACGCCCGCGTCGACCGGCGCTGCCAAGGCGATCGGCGAGGTGCTCCCGGAACTCCAGGGCAAGCTCAGCGGCTCGTCCTACCGCGTCCCGGTTCCCACCGGCTCGATCGTCGACCTCACCCTCATCACCGACCGCGAGAACCTGACGGTCGACGAGGTCAATGAGGCCTACAAGAAGGCTGCGGCCGAGGGTCGCCTCGCGGGCTTCCTCCAGTACAACGAGGACCCGATCGTCTCGAGCGACATCGTGCACAACCCGCACTCGTCGATCTTCGACTCCACCCTCACCAACGTCAGCGGAAACCTGATCAAGGTGTCCAGCTGGTACGACAACGAGTGGGGTTACTCCAACCGTCTGGTCGACCTGACCGAGTACGTGGCCGAGCGCCTCTAA
- a CDS encoding tetratricopeptide repeat protein: MTKSWDERVDEVWAQASGEEVGADTVARIDALAAERGPDDARAEFERAGARDSAGLPAEAVALYRRALTLGLDEEHRPQCVIQLASSLRNLGEYDDALAVIRAEEERSADGPYRDAVATVHALILASAGRPAQGLSVALLALVPHLPRYHRSMTAYALEIAHADT, translated from the coding sequence ATGACGAAGAGCTGGGACGAGCGCGTGGATGAGGTGTGGGCGCAGGCCTCCGGCGAGGAGGTCGGAGCCGACACGGTCGCGCGCATCGACGCACTGGCCGCGGAGCGCGGACCCGATGACGCCCGTGCGGAGTTCGAACGGGCCGGTGCCCGTGACTCTGCGGGCTTGCCGGCCGAAGCGGTCGCGCTGTATCGACGGGCTCTCACTTTGGGGCTCGACGAGGAGCACCGTCCGCAGTGCGTGATCCAGTTGGCGAGTTCGTTGCGGAACCTCGGTGAGTACGACGACGCCCTCGCCGTCATCCGCGCGGAGGAGGAACGGTCGGCCGACGGTCCGTACCGCGATGCCGTCGCCACGGTGCACGCGCTCATCCTGGCGAGCGCGGGTCGGCCGGCACAGGGCCTCTCCGTGGCGTTGCTCGCCCTGGTGCCCCACCTTCCGCGTTACCACCGGTCGATGACGGCATACGCCCTCGAGATCGCTCACGCCGACACCTGA